A single region of the Lycium barbarum isolate Lr01 chromosome 2, ASM1917538v2, whole genome shotgun sequence genome encodes:
- the LOC132628940 gene encoding lecithin-cholesterol acyltransferase-like 1, translating into MSNEDNPRKKLTKDVSALSTTKTRNKFLYIVIPITNNGHGHLPCCPLTWLAMKILFMMAMMLYTCQATTNLHPLILIPGAGGNQLEASLTSEYKPTSLLCNRWYPLNKDSEGWFRIWFDPSVLLAPFTKCFNQRMKLYYQTHLDDYYNAPGVLTRITNFGSTKSLLYLDPHLKKITAYMEPLVNALQELGYRDGENLFGAPYDFRYGLAAEGHPSHVGSKYLNDLKGLIESASNSNGGKPVILLSHSLGGLYVLQLLCRNAKSWSQKYIKHFIALSAPWGGTVDAMFTFASGNALGVPLVNPLLVREEQRSSESNIWLLPSPKVFSTKEPLVSTPNAAYTARDIPSFLKDIGFPEGVLPYTSRILPLVENFTVPQVPITCIIGCGVKTQETLFYEDGEFDKPPEIVYGDGDGTVNMVSLLALESNWDNKSHLPLKVTKLLGVSHTGILKDEIALEKIVEEISCINSENATGISLVSKA; encoded by the exons ATGTCGAACGAG gacaatccgcgcaaaaagtTGACTAAGGACGTAAGTGCATTATCTACCACAAAGACAAGGAACAAGTTTCTCTATATTGTTATCCCAATCACAAACAATGGCCATGGACATCTTCCTTGTTGTCCATTAACTTGGTTAGCCATGAAAATATTATTCATGATGGCTATGATGTTGTACACTTGTCAAGCAACTACTAACCTCCACCCTCTAATCTTGATACCAGGAGCTGGTGGGAACCAGTTAGAAGCAAGCCTGACTTCAGAGTACAAGCCTACAAGCTTGTTGTGCAACAGATGGTATCCATTAAACAAAGATAGTGAAGGTTGGTTTAGGATATGGTTTGACCCAAGTGTACTGTTGGCACCCTTCACAAAGTGCTTTAATCAGAGGATGAAACTTTACTATCAAACTCACTTAGATGATTATTATAATGCCCCTGGTGTCCTTACTAGGATTACAAACTTTGGTTCCACTAAGTCCCTTCTTTATCTTGATCCCCATCTCAA GAAAATTACAGCATATATGGAGCCACTTGTGAATGCTTTGCAAGAACTAGGCTATAGAGATGGCGAAAATCTGTTTGGAGCACCGTATGATTTTCGTTACGGTTTAGCTGCAGAAGGTCATCCAAGTCATGTTGGTTCCAAATACCTCAATGACCTGAAAGGACTCATAGAAAGTGCAAGCAATTCAAATGGAGGAAAACCTGTTATTCTTCTTTCCCATAGCTTAGGAGGGTTATATGTCCTTCAACTTCTCTGCCGGAATGCGAAATCCTGGAGCCAGAAGTACATCAAACACTTTATAGCATTGTCCGCACCTTGGGGAGGCACAGTTGATGCAATGTTTACTTTTGCTTCTGGAAATGCACTTGGAGTGCCTTTAGTAAATCCATTGCTAGTAAGGGAAGAACAAAGGAGTTCTGAAAGTAACATATGGCTTTTGCCTTCTCCAAAAGTATTTAGCACCAAAGAACCACTTGTTAGTACCCCAAATGCTGCATACACAGCTCGTGATATCCCGTCATTCCTCAAGGATATCGGGTTTCCTGAGGGAGTTTTGCCTTACACATCGCGTATTTTGCCCCTGGTCGAAAACTTCACTGTGCCTCAAGTGCCTATCACTTGCATAATTGGCTGTGGGGTTAAGACTCAAGAGACATTGTTCTACGAAGATGGCGAGTTTGATAAGCCACCTGAGATTGTGTATGGGGATGGAGATGGCACTGTCAATATGGTAAGCTTGTTGGCTCTTGAATCAAATTGGGATAACAAGAGTCACCTACCCCTTAAAGTGACCAAGTTACTGGGGGTTTCTCATACAGGTATACTAAAAGATGAAATTGCACTTGAGAAAATAGTTGAAGAGATTTCTTGTATTAACTCTGAAAATGCTACTGGCATTTCACTAGTTTCAAAAGCTTGA